The Micropterus dolomieu isolate WLL.071019.BEF.003 ecotype Adirondacks linkage group LG23, ASM2129224v1, whole genome shotgun sequence DNA window catgtgctcagtgtgaacctgccaGAACGAGGCGCCATAGTGgacctgccaattctggtgttctctTGCAAATGCCAATAGGGCTGCACGGTGGTaggctgtgagcacagatcccaGAAGAGGATGTCAGATTGATTTGACATGCCACCCTtaatggagtctgtttctgacagttttgTCAGAGACATGCACACCAATAGCCTGCTGAAGGTCATTTTTTGTAGGACACTGGCAGTCCTCCTCCTGCCCTTCCTcacacaaaggagcagataccaGTCCTGAtgctgggttgatgcccttTTACAGCACTGTCCAGCTATAAATGTGCAACATCACCTGgtatctcctccatgctcttgagactgtgctgggagacacagcaaaccttcttggcATGTTTGGATGTGCTATCCGGGAGTGGCTAGCCTACCTTTGCTGCCTGAATGGGCTGCCGGTACTACAAGTGCTACTTGTAACGACAAATAGTGACGctagcaaaacacaaaactagagACATGATGttccttttcatttcttttgaGGAGTGATGCataaacacattattattataaacacaAATGGACACCATTTCCCAAATATcagactttttaatgtgaagatgaaaaccattttctcatcttgtttcaaaaaaatttcaaaaaatgcactgcacacATGTTCTAGGTGTGTACGTGTATGTATATAGCCTATGATATAAATTGCTACATAATGgtaaataaacaaccttgtacgaTGCACTTAAATATGTCCAGATATAGAAAATAATACATCAGTCCTCTACGTCAACCATTATTGTTCTATATCAGGAAAATTCGTAACGCAATTAATCGATTGGTCAAatcacttgttttgtttgacaatggtctaaaaccacaaaatattcaatttaccATAAAGTAATGCAAAgacaagcagcaaatcctcacatctgaGAAGATGGACGTTACTAGCCACACTCAGCTGTGAGTGAGCCATGATTTTGAAGCATGTGTGAAACAGCTGATGCCAGTAACGTTGCCACTACTGAAGGTGAAGGGAAAACTCAATGTCTGGCGAATGAAAAGTCAAGGATTATGTCTTCAAAAGTTTTTTGTTCCACCAAAATTCCAAAAGccaaatatattcaaattaaaatacagagaaaaatcAGGAAATCCTCTCAtatgagaagctggaatcaggcAATCTGGCtattttttactctttttgcttgcttttcaatttcaatttcaattatCAAAATCAATTATCACAATAGTTACTGTTGGTTATTTTTCCATAgtactaatcaattaatctttgAATCTTTTCGGCTCTAAACAATTGATTAATTGTAAAAAgtgtgtagtagtagtagtagatagataaatagaaaCATGTGTCTGCAGGGAAGCCTTTCTTGCAGCTCTGAGGGCTGTGAGTTCCCCACTGACACAACTACAGATTAAGAACATAAGTTTGGATCAGATCAGTCAACTGAGCAGAAAGCCTGTTCTGTCTATACAAATCTTCATCAATCTCAGCAGCTTGATTTGATTACCAGGCAGATGGAGCAAAAACTGATTTGTGGCAACTCTGTGTGAAAGTCACTTTTCTGAGAATTTACATGACATAAAGTGAAGTTTCCTCTCCTGTGATGCATCTGTGCTCCAAGTAGGGTCAAGCAACAACctctgagcaaaaaaaaaagataatcttTTTGAAACTCAGGACTGTTGTCAAGTTGATTGTGTACCATGCCACTTAGAGAGGGAATCAATTTCAGCCACTTGAGAATGTGCCGCAGCAGGAACAAATAGAGACAGACAAGGCACAAAACACCAGAAGAGCTTCAGTGTCACCACAAGAGATAGCTCAGGTTGTTTCCTACTTTGTTTGACCGCCAGTTTGAGTGTATATGTCCATTTCTGTCATGTAATCCATCAAGGGACACCACAACAACGCTGTTAAACAATGGAGCAGAGGAACGAAAGGGAAGGAAGTGTGTGGGAGAACAGAGCATGCGCGCTCCTCCGCTGGCTGTAACCACGGGGGGATGCTTCACGTTGCTGTAGTGATTTAAGCACATGTCCACGTTGCTGTGGTGATTCACACATGCCTCTTCTTGCCTCCAGCGATGACGCTGCAAGGTAGGAAAGTGAGAGTTTCCAAGACCATCATTGGGTCCAGCGTGGGAGACAGAATCATTATGATGCAGCTGGATAATGACCCCGACACAGACTCACCCATGGGGATCACAAACAACAGACTTAAAGGCAGACGTGAAAATAGACAATCACACCTGTGTACTATCAAGTCAAAATACAGCTGCAGTAATTCTCCTTTTCCCAAAAACTGACAAACTACTAGAGTTTACAGTGACAGCTGCAAAAGAGGAAGGACAGGCCGAGCCAAAGGATGTTCCCGAAGCTCGTACTCTTCTCCGTAAGCTGTGACGTCCTGTATTATCTTGAGCTGCATGAAAAAAAGCAATACAATATAAAGAAAAGCATAGGAAGATGAAAAATTTGACTTGAGCGAAGGGGTCGCCGCAGGAATAGTTTCAAGACAGTAAAAAGAGAAGCACTCACAGCCACATGTGGAAGTGTGATCAGTAAGGCTGCTCGCAAAAGGCACATATTCACgcaaaaaacatgaatatgtgCCACTGCCTGAACTATTAGCTGAGAGAAAATCCGACAGTGTTTGCATGTTATCTCACTCGGTATCTATCGTAACAGCCAATGTAACCATGTTGTGTAAGTAAGGTATTATACTACCTTTAAATAGTCAAATGCCCTGCTGGCCACCTGTTAGCTAACTACTGGTTTAAGACCTGAGTTGATAGATGTAGGTGTTCTTGTGCACATAAGAGCTTCCTGGCTACTATCTACCCCCTGTATTTCTCTAAGAGGCTTGTTTGAGAATTAAGAGGGGTGACATAATTAAAAAAGCAACTGCTTTAATAATAGTTATATAATAAGTAATACAATATAATGTGTAATCAGCACAGTCTTTTCATTGTCACATTATATAGATACATAATAATCAATGTGCTATTTCAAGCTCTTTTCAACAGCAGGTAGCGTATCAGAATGTCACAAGTGGCAGAAAAGGCCCTTTGCCATGAATATATACATTAAATTGGCTTGTTTATCTGTGAATAAGCAGCTCAGCTTGTGTTTAAAGAGTGTACAAACTGAGCCCAAACCATTTCTTTGTACACAATATGTTTCGAAATTACTGTTGTGTGCATGAGAAGCAAAGCAGCACTTAAAAAGATCACACATTTGAATGTTAGATTTCTTATCTGCAAATATTTTCTCTGACATAATATTCTGACATAAATTTAATGatagtacatttactcaagagctgtaaaataaaacaaagtactTGACTGCTTCAATGTGTTGTTGatgtaattgtttgttgttctACCTCACCACATATCAGGGAGGgatttattgtactttttactccacttttgatgtttttccaaaacaaattattttacttGGATGTTTAATGCAAGACTTTTACCTGCTATGGAGTATTTTGACATTGTGGTATTGATACTTGTACTCAGGAAAAGCTATTAATACCTGTAGGCTTACTTCTTCTACTGATTTATACCACGCTTACCTTCCTGTTGGCGTATATAACATTTCTCCTAAGGTTATTTTGAATCCCAAGCTACCACACTGCAGAATTAATCCCCAAACTCCAGCAGGAACATTTTAACAACAGTTCCACTGAGTAAAAGAGGTAATTCAGAtatctgtaaaaacaacaactaaatcTAACAGTTCAGCAAACAGTTCAGCaactgctacacacacacaaacatgaggCCTGGGTGTTTTAATTCTCTGGAcaggaatgaaaagaaaagacaaaacctctgcactgaacaaaattTGAATTGGAAACGTGACCCCTCAGTCACCTCTGCACCTCACTCTGCACATAATTACCATGAAGTGAAGACAAAATTAGGGATGATGTAACTTAAGAGGATACAATATAAAGACATGCAGGTTCAGCAATTAACAGTCATCTGCATTCCATCAAGTATTGTTTTACATCCTGGTTGCACTTATTCAGACTGCACATATCGGCATTTTAAGCACATCACTCACCCACCTCCATGATTGTGTGCTAAACTTAGCCTCCACACAGCACTGGTAGGCTGACACCTCACCTGCACAGGTCACAGGGCTACTGAAGATGCCAACAGAGGATGTGGGCAACATTCACCAGAGAGGGGGGCTCTAATGATGCATTGTCATGTGTTTGAATGGGTCCTGTACACATTACATAAATAAGGGGACACGGTAATGACGTGATAGCTATATGACTCACAGAGGAGCTGTAATATTTCGGCACCTTTTCCCGACTTTGATTCTCAGCTACCgacaaagcagcagtgaacTTACTCTCTGTGATCTTCTGCAAGCCCAGAACATCCTCCGGAGTGATCACCGTGCTGGCGAGCAGGTCCTCCTCCGCGGTCACCGGGACTCCCACGTCGGTCGAGTTGCAGCCTTTCTTCACTTTCATCGCCGCAGTTTGCTTTGGGCTGCCGTTACTGCTGCTGTCTGCGCCTCCGGTGTCTCTGCCTGGATTATTATTACCGGCAGGCTTCTTAACGCTTGACGGGTCCTGGCTGTTGCCTCTGCTGGTACAAGAATAGCTCATTCTccgctcctcctccccctctcctaACCCTGGGCTTGCAAGATACAAAACAGTTGCCTCCCTCACCCCCTCCCTCACCGGAGGATGCACAGTTGTTGTCTGTTATCCGGTGCTTAATTCAAATCCGCTTCGTCTTTATGAGCCTGCAGTCTGTCTCCGCAGACGGGTGGAGGAGAGCGATCTGCTTTCTGCTGCCTTTCTGCGCAGCTGCTCTCCCGCGACGCTATTTCGGTTGTGTCAAGTGAAGCTATAAGTCTGTGGGAAATAATCAGCTGGACTTGAAACTGAAAAACCGTCAGCAGATGGCCGTGGCTGTCACGGGGAGGGGGGGAACGTCTCAGTTGCAGCCGTGAGCAGCGCCCTGTGTGGCTGACAGAAAGCGGCTGGTGCTTCTGCGCGCAATCTGCGCTAAAAGCGACACATGCGCGCagaaatcaaaacaacaaagattGCGTGAAATAATGGTAAAGTCACTGTGACTTCAAAACAGGGGTTTCCGCGCATCTTCCATCAGTAAATAAACCTATGCAGTTTAATGGTAGCAGGTGCTTCCCTGCCTGTGGACAACAAAATTCAGAGGGGGATGGAGTACACTGTCCTTCATTGTGCAAACAGACCTTTCGACATTACTGTCTTCGCCAGAGTCAAAATGGACAAAAGCATTATGTAAACATTTATAGTCAACCTACAACAGGTGCACAATTGTCATTAGATAATTGGTTGAGCATGATTTCAAATCTATTGGATAATGGATCCAAAGGTGGGAGTTGCCATAGAGAAATGTCCAAGTGTCACACCCCCCCTGCACTATAATTAGAtcagaaacaaaataacactGATATATCTTGAAGTTACAAAGATTGAAGTACAAGCAGGCTACTGCATCACATGTAATAAATTAGAGGAAATGTTACAAATCCAGTTCTCATTTAGGCCAAAAGGCTCTACTGTGGTGAATCCAACATGCATCAGTGAGTTGATAATCTCACCAGCTCTGGACAGGGCACATTTGTTATTCTAGTGTCCAGAACTTGAGAGAAAATTCCAGATTTTAAATCTTGTTTAACTTCCCAATGACAATTACAGTATATACCGGTTTTTTATACTTCTATGTTACTACAATTCACTACAGTCATTTGATAGTATTTATAAATCAGATGCCAATTTTACGTAATAAAACATAAGAAAAGTTTATAAAATGATGCTTTAAACCAGCAGCATGACGCCCTTCCACCTCGACCAACTAGAACGGTCTGTGCTGTACAGTTACTAAGTAGAGAACTGTAAGCTATGTAAGGTTAATTCATTTTGAGGTAAACTtcactacaattcagagggaaatattgatAGATCTACATTTTACACTAAAAGTATTTGTAGatgtagttactagttacttttcagatgaagattttactttaaaaaactCTTGataaacatataaaatacaacactTTATTAAGATTAAACCTGAGGTTTCCCACCATTTGTGACTTCTTGCAAAAAAAATTGTGTCTCGTTGGAACTCAGATTATCTTATAGTGTTTTATTGCTACTTTTCCTAGAATCTCTActtttcctaaaaataaaatcctaaATTATGAATACTTCTTCTACTACTGTTTTTGTTGCAACCAGCCCCCTTAAATTCAACTGATAATGCATTACAGTAAGGGTTTTAAGTTTAAGCTACATCTGCAGCCTCTCAGCTCAGGTTGCATTTTATCCATACTTTACTATTAAAGTTGTTCTCTCATGCTGGAAGCAGTCATAACTGCACTCTAACTACTGCATTGCAAGGAAAAAATGTGTCGGCAAGTTGGCCTTACAAACAGGCATAATCAGATCATTGTAACCCAGTTGGAGAAGCTGAGGATAATGGAAAATGGTCGCTTTTTCACTCTCTACTGATGCATTTACAGTCTCTGCATGACTCAATGGAGATCTCCGTCACACCTGACTCTCCATCGCAGCTCTGCAGTGGGACTGTTTGTGGTGAGAACAGTGCCAAACCAACTGTAACTGCAGTTAACAGCACTACAACTACATAGAACAAGTTAAAGACAAAGGCCTGACTAAATATTCAGAGTAAATGGAGAGTTCAGGTCCATGAGCACGGTCAGAGGTCGTTTAGAGTGCGAGGAATCAATGAATTAATCATCACAATGGACTTGGAAACTCAAGGTTTATGTGGCAATGTTGCACCCTAGAGGCAGTCTGCATTTACTGCAAAACCAGACTTTGACACTGACTTTGGTTTGTCCTTTTCTGGATGAGGAAGAATTAAGACTGATTGTTGAGCTATTTTGGTAAGTGCCCCTGACCCTGAATAtgcaatttaattcaattaagATGAGAACTGACCAAAAATACTGCCCGAGTCATAACAGGTTCTTCTGGCTTAGAAGTGGCACTTCAACAGGAggaatatattacatttattcatttagctgacgcttttatccaaagcgacttacaattgctatacatgtcagaggtcgcacacctctggagcaacaaggggttaagtgtcttgctcagggacacattggtggatgggtcacagtgggtgattgaacccaggtctctcacaccaaaggcaggcatcttaacCATTGCGCCGTCGCCataaagattaaaataaaattaaaagccgccaacactaaaataaatttacttttaattctCACGTTCACAAAAGCCCTGCTTGGAAAAACTTAAATTTAGGGATGCCTTTTATTAAACAGATATTAAGAAAGATTTGTACATTTTAGCTTATTTCTTTATAATTAGGTGTGTTTTGCTGTTAGGTTTGTGTCTGTGAGAGACACTGGATGTCCTGCAGGGTGGTCTGTTAAACATCTATACAAGAAAGTAAGGTTTTGTTATGTGTGTGACATCTGTACATGCATACTGTGAGTCGGCTATATGGTCACTGTGGGCTCTTCACATCGGCCTGCTGAGTCTGCTCGTCCCATTGTCAcgtctgagctgctgctgctgctaccatcagcagaaacacacactcacacaaactgacacacaaaccaacacacacatacgcacacagtATACATCCTGTCTCACATTCTGATCTGAACAAATCCACTTCGATCAGGAATGTGCTCACAAGCATATTTTTATTGTGATGTTATTTGTAATatacccgtgtgtgtgtgtctctctctctctttcccctctcgctcaaacacacacacatacagccacacacacacacacccacacacacaaacagacagatagTCTAGGCAATGTGCTGACATCAGGAAGCCATTCCTAAATGTTTATTGTTCAgtgtggaggagagaggagggtgcACCTATCTGCTGCTATCTCCGTTTTGTTTGCTGCTCTATGCTTACTGTCTTTAATGACACAATGAGGACCACtgtgaaatactgtaaaaaatcaaaagtataaaaagtaatGGATCGGTCAACTTTTGAATCGGCTTCCTTTTCTTTCACACATCATTTCCCCTGTTTAATAATAATCCATTTACCCTGCTACCTGAAAGTGAAGCTGGCAATTACGGCTCATCAGTTGATATGCTGCCAGTCCTGCCAATGAGGCCTTTCAATCGATGCCATTGCCCCCTGCTAACCTTCATTGTTGATTTATTCACAAACACTACAGGTTTTCCAAAAATAGCAACAGGTACTTTTATTCACAACTCACATTTAAACCACAAAGTTAAAAATAggaacacaacacaaatgttttaACTCTTGGTGTTCACagagaaaatattaatatctcACTCATGTACACCCACCAGACTCTCATGATGGAAtgctgtcattttaattttgtttaaactCCACTCAGCTTTGACTCTATTGCCAACAGACTTTTTCCTCTAAACCCTCCGTGGATTGCTGCTCTTTTTTCATGATCAATTAAACagcctgatcacattcacaacACGGCCACCATCTTCCTATTTAAAATTCTGTGTTAAGGTCATTGATTGAGTTTGTTCATCCGTCATGAAATTTGATATTCAAGTTTCAGAAAATTAGATTACTTTTGACATGCATTTTCAAAATGAGTCAACACAGGTTGGAGACAAACAACTGATCTGAGACTTGACAAACAAAATGATGGTGACTGATGCATGTGCTGCACATGTATTAATGAGCAGGGACAGTGGAAAGCAATCAGAGTTAGAGGTGCtgagacaaactgacagatttttttaaaactccacCCAGCCACAAACACTAGTGtcctaaacaataaaaaaaaacaaaggttttcATTACAGACTGATGATGTTTATCATTTCTGATTGTAGCCCCTTCAGCACCCCCATTTCCTGCATCTTTGTTAAAGAGTGTCAAACATTTGATTGGTTCAATACATGTTACTAACTAATAATTCAAAGATGATATGACTATGACTAATTAACTGACTGAGTGATTAATATAGTGTATATGcctttatttgcatttttgcagCAATAGTCATGCAAATACAAAAAGTGGCTAATAGAAAATTTACCTCTTTATGCCAACAATAATATGAGGATAAAATTGTCATTCTTTAAATTTATGAAATCACAGTATTGCTTTAAAACATGCTGTtagtgttgtttattttaaaaagcttttgacAATCCTACATTACATTGAAACCTGTAATCAGTTCATTACTTTCAGAATAGATCAAAAAGTGTTTTACCACTGAACTTCAGTGTCATATAGGCCTATTTGATAATAGATCTACATACTGGAGGGGAAAGCTACGCTGTTTTTTCCCCAACATATAGAGTCACCGCAGAGGCATTGGTAATGCTGTTTAGCCGTGTGCCCTCTTTGTGTTTGCATGAATCACTGTGTGTTAACCCCTCTGTGGCTCACACAACTAAACAATGGAGTCCAAAGCAAAGTGCTGACATGAGTCCAGGCCTGCCTGCCCCCCGGCCCCTGGCACCCATGGGTGTATATATACCCCCATACACACCATCTCTGCAGACCATTCAGTGGAACACTGCGACACACAGCTCACCAGTTTGGGTAGGTCAAACTATAGTTAAAAATACAGCACAGTTTCCCAATCTATGGACACGATGTAGTGAGGGTCTCAAACGCAATATATCAAATAACAACAGGGAGTCTTACTTGGTCGGAGTGAagcttttttatttcctttactGCAAATAAGggaatcattttaaaacaggaggttaaaacaaatcaagaaaaggaaacaagaGGGCTTTAGATTATAGATAGCTGGAGTCTCCTGTGAGAAACCTGGGAGTTAAGCACAGTAAACAGTGAGGTACAAGCCTTTAGAGAAAGCTAAAATGTCACCCAGAGTAGCAGAATGAAGAATAGGTTGCAATTTAGACTTGTGAGAGTAAAATGGTGTTTAACTTTTACAtaggtttgttttctttcatcctGGCCCTGACTATCCGTGTATTTCCCCACAGGTACTACCgggaaaaaaaggacaaaatggcTCAGACAAACCCTATGCCCATGGGCCCTTGGAAGGTAAGCATATGACGGACATGCTTAACACTATATCACCCATCAGCACAGGGAACAGCAACAACTTTCAATGCATGATTAGGTACAGTGGTGTTTCTATTGTTatgtattttttcccccacagtCATTCATGGTTTCTTCTGTGCTTTGCAGATCACCGTGTACGATCAGGAGTACTTCCAGGGCAGGCGTATGGAGTTCACCGCCTGCTGCCAGAACATCATGGAGTGTGGGATGGAGAACATCCGCTCCCTGAAGGTTGAGTGTGGCGCGTATGTATCCAGAGAGCTTTTCCTCACTTTTGGACCCACTACAGctgatttaaaaactaaaatggagCAACTTTTCTTTGGCTTGTGAGAGGTTTAAAGAGTGTACTGATTTTCTGTTTCCTGGATTTCTGACTTTGTTATTTTCACTCTCTGCCTGCAGCTGGGTCGGTTATGAGCATTCCAGCTTCTGCGGCCAGCAGTTTGTCCTGGAGAAGGGAGACTACCCTCGCTTTGAGGCCTATAGTGGCAGCAACGCCTACCGCATCGAGAGGATGATCTCTTTCAGGCCCATCTGCTGTGCTGTAGGTTTATATAAAGCCTCTTTTTCACATTAGACTGACCTCAAATTGTGCTAATGCACCTTTAATCTCCTTTGTACAGAACCACAAGGAGTCCCGCAT harbors:
- the LOC123963455 gene encoding beta-crystallin A1-like — protein: MAQTNPMPMGPWKITVYDQEYFQGRRMEFTACCQNIMECGMENIRSLKVECGAWVGYEHSSFCGQQFVLEKGDYPRFEAYSGSNAYRIERMISFRPICCANHKESRMTIFEMENMMGRQFELCDDYPSLQAMGWMNNEVGSMHVQCGAFVCYQYPGYRGYQYIMECDCRGGEYKCFREFGSHSQTPQIQSIRRIQH